AGATTTCGCTTTTTTCAAGACAGCTTGCAACCCTTCTCAAAGCAGGACTTCCTCTTATAATGGCTCTCAATGCTTTAATTGACCAGTTTGAGGGATCAAAAATCAGGAAGGTTATTTACCAGATAAGGGAAAAGGTTAATGAAGGAAGCTCTTTAGCAAATGCCCTTTCAGACCATCCAAGGTATTTCTCCGACCTTTATGTGAGCATGGTGAGGGCAGGAGAGGCAAGCGGCGCTCTGGATATTGTGCTTGAGAGGCTTGCGGAGTTTTCAGAGAAACAGAACGAGCTGAAGAATAAGATAAGGGCAACTCTTGCATATCCTGTAATTATGTGCGTCATAGGGTTTGCAATCCTCGGGTTTCTTTTTACCTATGTGATACCAAAGGTTACATCCATTTTTGAGCAGACAAAGCAGGCTCTGCCCCTGCCAACACTACTTTTGATTGGGATAAGCAGTTTTCTTAAGAAATTCTGGCTGGTTATAGTAGTTGCAATTATTGTTGCCTATGTAATGATAAAAAGAACATTGAAGACAGAAAAGGGAAGGTATTTTTATGACAACTTGAAACTAAAGCTTCCAATTTTTGGTTCCCTTTTCCAGAAGATAGCAATTTCTCGTTTTGCCAGAACACTCGGCACTTTACTCAACAGCGGTATTCCTATTCTGCAATCTCTTGATATTGTTAAAACCGTTGTTGCCAACAAGGTTTTGCACAAGGCGATTGAGGATGCGGGACAGAATATTTCTGAGGGCGCAGACATTGCCACTCCTTTAAAGAAAAGCAAGATGTTTCCTCCAATTGTAATACATATGGTTGCAACAGGAGAAAGAAGCGGCCAGCTTGAAAATATGCTTTTAAAGGTTGCTGAGAGCTATGATAGCGAAACAGATTCGACAATAAAAGCTCTGACTTCTCTTATGGAGCCAATAATGATAGTTCTTATGGGAATAGCAGTTGGTTTTGTGGTTATTGCAATATTGCTTCCGATTTTTGATATGACAAAGGGAATTAGATGAGTTGGTGAATGGGGAGAAGTGAATAGTGAACAGTATTTAGTGAATGGTGAATAGGTGTTATAATGTCAAATGTTAAAATTCAAAGTTCAAATGAAATCCAAAGCTTAAATGACTAAAATTTTCAGAATTTGGATTTTGACATTCATTTGACATTTGGATTTTAGTATTTGGATTTAATAATCAAAATGAGGGAGAAAATATGAAAAAAGCATTAAGCTCAAATTCTGGCTTTACATTCATTGAGATAATGGTTGTAGTTGTAATAATAGGTATTCTTGCAACCCTTGTTGGCACTGCTGTTATTGGGAGAATTGATGAAGCAAATATTGCCAAGGCTAAAAGCGATATAGCAACCCTTCAGGGTTCGCTTCAACTTTATAAACTTGATAACGGGAATTACCCGACAACGGAACAGGGACTTGATTTGCTTGTAAAACCTCCTGCTGAAACTGAAGGCTCAAAAACATGGAAAGAAGGGGGATATATTGAAGGAGGAAGGCTTCCTTTGGATTCATGGAAAAACCAGTATCAGTACCTCTCACCGGGCGTCAATAATCCAAATTATGATTTGTGGTCTATGGGAAAGGACGGGGAAAGCGGCAATGAAGATGATATTCAGAGCTG
This genomic window from Candidatus Schekmanbacteria bacterium RIFCSPLOWO2_02_FULL_38_14 contains:
- a CDS encoding type II secretion system protein GspF, with amino-acid sequence MGVYEYNALNFKGKEITGIINADSLLDARQKIRGLELHVSRVRELEEGEGSEKKSLDLSSIKGLVSWIKPQEISLFSRQLATLLKAGLPLIMALNALIDQFEGSKIRKVIYQIREKVNEGSSLANALSDHPRYFSDLYVSMVRAGEASGALDIVLERLAEFSEKQNELKNKIRATLAYPVIMCVIGFAILGFLFTYVIPKVTSIFEQTKQALPLPTLLLIGISSFLKKFWLVIVVAIIVAYVMIKRTLKTEKGRYFYDNLKLKLPIFGSLFQKIAISRFARTLGTLLNSGIPILQSLDIVKTVVANKVLHKAIEDAGQNISEGADIATPLKKSKMFPPIVIHMVATGERSGQLENMLLKVAESYDSETDSTIKALTSLMEPIMIVLMGIAVGFVVIAILLPIFDMTKGIR
- a CDS encoding type II secretion system protein GspG, encoding MKKALSSNSGFTFIEIMVVVVIIGILATLVGTAVIGRIDEANIAKAKSDIATLQGSLQLYKLDNGNYPTTEQGLDLLVKPPAETEGSKTWKEGGYIEGGRLPLDSWKNQYQYLSPGVNNPNYDLWSMGKDGESGNEDDIQSWNLDKAWK